One stretch of Campylobacter sp. CCS1377 DNA includes these proteins:
- a CDS encoding Jag N-terminal domain-containing protein has translation MTIEAKDLQSAITQASIQLQCSVMDIEYTVIQYPKQGFLGFFRKNAIIEARSVKKVKPKVEKKDYKIKTEEKISKKKDSVEKLRNFTQEKNSHEEVKKDFLAQEEHKEQESLKIKKEKYVVKSDAIFDSFHKESEEKNTDRLDEIKIQVKTLIDSLGFDIELVEFRMYDDNNILIKLDGKDSALLIGKGACRYKALSYLLHSWINSKYNLFIRLEISHFLENQTQVVQQYLQGVIEKIESTGRAQTKPLDGVLVKIALELLRERFPHKYVGIRQCEGDQKIIIVNDFIK, from the coding sequence ATGACTATAGAGGCTAAAGATTTACAAAGTGCGATAACTCAGGCATCCATTCAACTTCAATGCTCAGTAATGGATATAGAATACACTGTTATTCAATATCCAAAGCAAGGTTTTTTAGGTTTTTTTCGAAAAAATGCCATTATAGAAGCACGCAGTGTTAAAAAGGTAAAACCAAAAGTAGAAAAAAAAGATTATAAAATTAAAACCGAGGAAAAAATAAGTAAGAAAAAAGATAGTGTAGAAAAGTTAAGAAATTTTACACAGGAAAAAAACAGCCATGAAGAGGTAAAAAAAGATTTTCTAGCTCAAGAAGAACACAAAGAGCAAGAGTCATTAAAAATCAAAAAGGAAAAATATGTAGTCAAAAGCGATGCAATTTTTGATTCCTTTCATAAAGAGAGCGAAGAAAAAAACACTGATCGTTTGGATGAAATAAAAATACAAGTAAAAACTTTAATTGATTCTTTAGGTTTTGATATTGAACTTGTTGAATTCCGTATGTATGATGATAATAATATTTTAATTAAGCTTGATGGCAAGGATTCTGCGTTGTTAATCGGCAAGGGAGCGTGTAGATATAAGGCTTTATCTTATCTTTTGCATAGTTGGATTAATTCAAAATATAATTTATTTATTAGACTTGAAATTTCTCATTTTTTAGAAAATCAAACTCAAGTAGTACAGCAATATTTACAAGGCGTGATAGAAAAAATCGAAAGCACGGGTAGGGCACAAACAAAGCCTTTAGATGGCGTTTTAGTGAAAATTGCTTTAGAGCTTTTAAGGGAGCGCTTTCCGCACAAGTATGTTGGAATCAGACAGTGTGAAGGCGATCAAAAAATTATCATAGTAAATGATTTTATAAAATAA